A genomic segment from Streptomyces sp. NBC_01233 encodes:
- a CDS encoding DUF5999 family protein, whose amino-acid sequence MDQSTPPKCPHSPPCPPPEDHCRGTARIVAAHPEQGWNLLCNGVLEFEDTGQLLPDGSMVAPHRPTGGARAAA is encoded by the coding sequence GTGGACCAATCCACACCACCGAAGTGCCCGCACTCCCCGCCCTGCCCTCCGCCCGAGGACCACTGCCGCGGGACGGCCAGGATCGTGGCCGCGCACCCTGAACAGGGGTGGAACCTGCTCTGCAATGGCGTACTGGAGTTCGAGGACACTGGTCAACTGCTGCCGGACGGCAGCATGGTTGCCCCTCACCGGCCCACTGGCGGCGCGAGGGCTGCGGCGTGA
- a CDS encoding IS3 family transposase, with protein sequence MTALVDEHPYLGVEPVLRELNIPSSTYYRWRQAETEPCERRRRDAELTSRIRQVHEESGGIYGSPRVHAVLKREGVHVGRKRVERLMRQAGLAGISPRRGKGFTRRDPDADLAPDLVQRDFTAAGPNRLWVTDLTMIPTGEGPLWLSAIRDAFSRRVVAWETSARADADLVLTSLEYALASREVAPGELIHHADHGCQYTSVKLTTRLVRAGIQASMGSVGDSYDNALAENLWMVIKTECIRGRVFATRAEANLALFEYIDGFYNPRRIQKRLGYLSPIEYEEKHYANQAATEQVNLKPRQPTLTS encoded by the coding sequence GTGACGGCGCTCGTTGACGAGCACCCGTATCTGGGGGTCGAGCCCGTACTCCGGGAACTGAACATCCCCTCCTCCACCTACTACCGGTGGCGCCAGGCCGAGACCGAACCGTGCGAACGGCGCCGCCGGGATGCCGAGCTGACCAGCAGGATCCGGCAGGTCCACGAGGAGTCCGGCGGGATCTACGGCTCACCCCGCGTGCACGCCGTCCTCAAGCGTGAGGGCGTCCACGTCGGCAGGAAGCGCGTCGAGCGGCTCATGCGCCAGGCCGGCCTGGCCGGGATCAGTCCCCGCCGGGGCAAGGGTTTCACTCGCCGTGACCCGGACGCCGATCTGGCCCCTGACCTGGTGCAACGCGACTTCACCGCGGCCGGGCCGAACCGGCTGTGGGTTACCGACCTGACCATGATCCCCACCGGGGAGGGGCCGTTGTGGCTGTCCGCGATCCGCGACGCGTTCTCCCGCCGGGTGGTGGCCTGGGAGACCTCCGCCCGCGCCGACGCCGATCTGGTCCTGACCTCGCTGGAATACGCCCTGGCCAGCCGCGAGGTCGCCCCCGGAGAGCTTATTCACCACGCCGACCACGGCTGTCAATACACGTCCGTGAAGCTCACAACACGCCTGGTCAGGGCCGGGATCCAGGCTTCCATGGGCTCGGTCGGCGACTCGTACGACAACGCCCTCGCGGAGAACCTGTGGATGGTCATCAAGACCGAGTGCATCCGCGGCCGCGTCTTCGCCACCAGGGCCGAGGCGAACCTCGCGCTCTTCGAGTACATCGACGGCTTCTACAACCCCCGCCGCATCCAGAAACGGCTCGGCTACCTCAGCCCCATCGAGTACGAGGAGAAGCACTACGCCAACCAGGCAGCGACCGAACAAGTGAACCTGAAACCACGTCAACCCACCCTGACCAGCTAG
- a CDS encoding helix-turn-helix domain-containing protein, which translates to MIVNDLSPTAAAGTSEGPVIESASPALCRLQLGVELRAARVAAGMKAAEVARHFSWAASKLTRLETADNGIVEPSDVAALCQLYAVPPEKAALLGDYATVTKTKRDWWQRQDVRDTIQPGFKAYLGLEGIAELSFNYEGEFVPGLLQIDAYAQAIMERGNEGLPADQIDLRVAIRMTRQEVLRRSTSPMEFTAVINEAVLRRQVGGAEVMRAQLAHIVTVVEELPNVKVQVVPFDRGAHPGMNGSFTYLRFTQPLKPIVYLENLAGAGVSRREEDVRKYEAAIRDLQAIAPGYEESLDMIRKASKEH; encoded by the coding sequence GTGATCGTGAACGACCTCAGCCCGACGGCTGCTGCTGGAACTTCCGAGGGGCCCGTCATCGAGTCCGCATCTCCTGCGCTGTGTCGACTCCAGCTTGGTGTGGAACTACGTGCTGCTCGCGTGGCCGCCGGCATGAAGGCGGCCGAAGTTGCTCGACACTTCTCCTGGGCAGCGTCGAAGCTGACCCGGCTGGAGACTGCGGACAACGGGATAGTCGAACCGTCCGACGTGGCGGCACTGTGTCAGCTCTACGCCGTCCCGCCTGAGAAGGCCGCCCTGTTGGGCGACTACGCCACGGTCACCAAGACGAAGCGGGACTGGTGGCAGCGCCAGGATGTCCGCGACACGATCCAGCCCGGCTTCAAGGCGTACCTCGGTTTGGAGGGAATCGCGGAGCTGTCCTTCAACTACGAGGGGGAGTTCGTGCCTGGGCTGCTCCAGATCGACGCGTATGCGCAGGCCATCATGGAGCGCGGCAACGAAGGGCTTCCCGCCGATCAGATCGATCTTCGTGTGGCCATCCGCATGACCCGGCAGGAGGTGCTACGGCGCAGTACCTCCCCGATGGAGTTCACGGCAGTCATCAACGAGGCCGTCCTCCGCCGGCAGGTCGGCGGGGCGGAAGTGATGCGCGCCCAGCTGGCACACATCGTTACGGTCGTCGAAGAGCTCCCCAACGTGAAGGTCCAGGTCGTCCCCTTCGACCGTGGAGCCCACCCGGGGATGAACGGCTCCTTCACCTACCTCCGGTTCACTCAGCCTCTGAAGCCGATTGTCTACCTGGAGAACCTGGCGGGCGCCGGCGTCTCGCGAAGAGAAGAGGATGTTCGGAAGTACGAAGCGGCCATCCGAGACCTGCAAGCCATCGCTCCGGGGTACGAGGAATCCCTGGACATGATCAGAAAAGCCAGTAAGGAGCATTAA
- a CDS encoding major capsid protein, with protein MTIQDLIKNVSVNDLTTFARAIPSQADHLLSKAGGIIPTLEQDEVKWRVKDNGRYVNVAKYRAFDASVPFATREAWQTTREGMLPPLGQKLLVGEQEQILLEASRGADEDRLIELLYDDTERHVEAVRSRIELAWGDVLTDGKFTLAAENGLTIEVDWGVPAGNMPTAPKLWSDPTSDPIKDELAWIQYLDDRGAPAPEMVLTSRKAFSFLAANNSYRAAYYGSVNPSNTPTATLTPQQINVVRDNYGLPPVTFYKGQVRVDGVQTKVLPEDRWILLPPDRSKWGQTIFGVTAEALALSRGTNPEITKEDRPGIIITRGAQDDPVQIWTKGAAVGMPVLHTPDAHIVAKVI; from the coding sequence ATGACCATTCAGGACCTGATCAAGAACGTCTCGGTCAATGACCTGACCACGTTCGCCCGTGCCATCCCCTCGCAGGCGGACCACCTGCTCTCCAAGGCCGGCGGGATCATCCCGACCCTGGAGCAGGACGAGGTGAAGTGGCGGGTCAAGGACAACGGCCGGTACGTCAACGTCGCCAAGTACCGGGCCTTCGACGCGTCCGTGCCGTTCGCGACCCGCGAGGCGTGGCAGACCACCCGCGAAGGCATGCTGCCCCCGCTCGGGCAGAAGCTTCTCGTCGGCGAGCAGGAGCAGATCCTCCTGGAGGCGTCGCGCGGTGCGGACGAGGACCGCTTGATCGAGCTGCTGTACGACGACACCGAACGCCACGTCGAGGCCGTCCGCTCCCGCATCGAACTCGCATGGGGCGACGTGCTGACCGACGGCAAGTTCACCCTCGCCGCCGAGAACGGCCTGACGATCGAAGTGGACTGGGGGGTCCCGGCCGGCAACATGCCCACGGCGCCGAAGCTGTGGAGCGACCCGACGTCGGATCCGATCAAGGACGAGCTGGCCTGGATCCAGTACCTGGACGACCGAGGCGCGCCGGCGCCGGAGATGGTGTTGACCAGCCGCAAGGCGTTCTCGTTCCTCGCGGCCAACAACTCCTACCGCGCGGCGTACTACGGCAGCGTCAACCCCTCCAACACGCCGACAGCGACGCTCACGCCGCAGCAGATCAACGTGGTCCGCGACAACTACGGCCTGCCGCCGGTCACCTTCTACAAGGGCCAGGTCCGTGTCGACGGCGTGCAGACCAAGGTGCTGCCCGAGGACCGGTGGATCCTGCTGCCCCCGGACCGCTCCAAGTGGGGCCAGACCATCTTCGGCGTGACGGCCGAGGCCCTTGCCCTCTCGCGGGGCACGAACCCGGAGATCACGAAGGAGGACCGGCCGGGCATCATCATCACCCGCGGCGCACAGGACGACCCGGTTCAGATCTGGACCAAGGGCGCTGCCGTGGGCATGCCGGTCCTGCACACCCCGGACGCCCACATCGTTGCGAAGGTGATCTGA
- a CDS encoding head decoration protein, with product MTIQPITTSVSYTADRSWLGSLHGTDSTETITLDVSKLAAAHIQASTDTSQPYGRVLSGAPVGKITASGLYGSFDPAAADGRQNLAGFVFAETLYAPSATKVPAPLLWHGVVVTAKVPGGIDTTKVTASVTGPQIRFV from the coding sequence GTGACCATCCAGCCCATTACGACGTCGGTGTCGTACACCGCTGACCGGTCCTGGCTCGGCAGTCTGCACGGCACGGACTCCACCGAGACGATCACCCTCGACGTCTCCAAGCTTGCCGCCGCGCACATCCAGGCATCCACCGACACCAGCCAGCCGTACGGCCGGGTCCTGTCCGGAGCGCCGGTTGGGAAGATCACCGCCTCGGGCCTCTACGGGTCCTTCGACCCGGCCGCAGCCGACGGCCGCCAGAACCTGGCCGGCTTCGTATTCGCCGAGACCCTGTACGCCCCGTCGGCGACGAAGGTGCCCGCGCCGCTGCTGTGGCACGGCGTGGTCGTCACGGCGAAGGTGCCCGGCGGCATCGACACCACCAAGGTCACCGCGTCGGTGACCGGCCCGCAGATCCGGTTCGTGTGA
- a CDS encoding transposase, with the protein MTPWSWKYPLELRERAVRMYRTAEPKPVIRRMAEELGVHHEALRNWIRQAEADAGERDDVLTTGEREELAALRKENAQLKRANEVLRTASAFFAAQLDPTRPR; encoded by the coding sequence ATAACTCCGTGGTCTTGGAAGTATCCGCTGGAGTTGCGTGAGCGTGCGGTACGGATGTACCGGACCGCCGAGCCGAAGCCCGTGATCCGCCGCATGGCCGAGGAACTCGGCGTGCACCACGAGGCTCTGCGCAACTGGATCCGGCAGGCAGAGGCCGACGCCGGCGAACGCGACGACGTGCTCACCACTGGCGAGCGGGAGGAGCTTGCCGCCCTGCGGAAGGAGAATGCACAGCTCAAGCGTGCGAATGAGGTCCTGCGGACGGCCTCGGCTTTTTTCGCGGCCCAGCTCGACCCGACCCGGCCCAGGTGA
- a CDS encoding UDP-N-acetylmuramoyl-tripeptide--D-alanyl-D-alanine ligase, whose product MTGSAGKTSTKDLLTSILELDGPTVATPRSFNNEIGFPVTVSRVKPDSRYLLLEMGARGLGHIDSLCDIACPTISTVLGVGSAHIGEFGSRDVIADAKAEIVRALPVHGTAVLNGDDPLVAAMANETDANVITFGFGEDCDVRAEQVGIQLDGRPHFILVHGGTRRRIDLRVHGRHNVLNALAAAATATAAGIPADRIAQGLREAEISSGGRMEVTTRSDGVTVINDAFNASPESVLAALGALSDIAGATRRKVAVLGEMAELGDEAEAWHARVAEQVVHVRPDVVIGIGADHMNRMLATMEKAGLTATKAEADVLTEEITRVLVPGDVVLVKGANALGLEAVARVLAASTAR is encoded by the coding sequence GTGACCGGATCCGCTGGCAAGACCAGCACCAAGGACCTGCTCACTTCGATCCTCGAGCTCGACGGTCCCACCGTTGCCACACCCAGGTCCTTCAACAACGAGATCGGCTTCCCCGTCACCGTCTCGCGGGTCAAGCCGGACAGCCGATACCTGCTGCTGGAGATGGGCGCCCGCGGCCTGGGGCACATCGACAGCCTGTGCGACATCGCCTGCCCGACGATCTCCACGGTCCTCGGCGTGGGATCGGCACACATCGGGGAGTTCGGCTCCCGCGACGTCATCGCCGACGCCAAGGCCGAGATCGTCCGGGCCCTGCCCGTGCACGGCACCGCCGTCCTCAACGGCGACGACCCCCTCGTGGCCGCCATGGCCAACGAGACGGACGCCAACGTGATCACATTCGGGTTCGGCGAGGACTGCGACGTACGAGCGGAACAGGTCGGCATCCAGCTCGACGGCCGCCCGCACTTCATCCTCGTCCACGGGGGCACCCGCCGCCGGATCGACCTGCGAGTCCACGGCCGACACAACGTCCTCAACGCCCTGGCAGCGGCCGCCACCGCGACCGCCGCCGGGATCCCCGCTGACCGCATCGCGCAGGGCCTGCGGGAGGCAGAGATTTCCAGCGGCGGCCGGATGGAGGTGACCACCCGATCGGATGGGGTCACCGTCATCAACGACGCGTTCAACGCCAGCCCCGAGTCTGTGCTCGCTGCCCTGGGCGCGCTGTCCGACATTGCGGGTGCGACCCGGCGCAAGGTCGCGGTCCTCGGTGAGATGGCCGAACTCGGCGATGAGGCAGAAGCGTGGCACGCGCGGGTCGCCGAGCAGGTCGTCCATGTGCGGCCGGACGTGGTGATCGGCATCGGTGCCGATCACATGAACCGAATGCTCGCCACGATGGAGAAGGCTGGTCTGACGGCCACGAAGGCTGAGGCCGACGTGCTCACGGAGGAGATCACCCGGGTCCTGGTGCCTGGCGACGTGGTGCTGGTCAAGGGCGCCAACGCACTTGGGCTCGAAGCCGTCGCTCGGGTTCTGGCTGCCTCCACGGCTCGGTAG
- a CDS encoding D-alanine--D-alanine ligase family protein, producing the protein MSDQPHYLGRIGVLYGGDSPERPGSVASAEAVFKALANVGMQAEMIDLADVRELGAGLRDRIDVALLACHGPGGEDGKVQGHLEQLGIPYTGSGVLASALGMHKPTFKTLLAALNIDTPKSISVLPEHSVESTLTTVELNLGYPVFVKPAGGGGSLGAGIARTAEELAELLRARRDQPYAEYMVEEYIDGIPCTVGILDQGGPVVLPLLTCETDRAFYDYEAKHDRGLRRETCPATLPEEVEQRVMETALRVHRLIGAHGVSRVDFLICPDGRSPVLEVNTVPGLSEHGNLATMAAAAGVSYVELIKRVLDTAFTKVSYVP; encoded by the coding sequence ATGTCTGACCAGCCCCACTACCTGGGCCGGATTGGTGTTCTGTACGGCGGGGACTCCCCCGAACGGCCTGGATCTGTGGCCTCCGCAGAAGCCGTATTCAAGGCGCTGGCGAACGTCGGCATGCAGGCCGAGATGATCGACCTCGCCGACGTTCGGGAACTCGGCGCGGGCCTGCGGGACCGCATCGACGTCGCCCTCCTTGCCTGCCACGGGCCGGGAGGCGAGGACGGAAAGGTGCAGGGCCACCTGGAGCAGCTGGGTATCCCCTACACCGGCTCGGGTGTCCTCGCCAGCGCGCTCGGCATGCACAAGCCGACGTTCAAGACCCTGCTCGCCGCTCTGAACATCGACACGCCCAAGTCCATCAGCGTGCTGCCCGAGCACTCCGTGGAGAGCACGCTGACCACGGTCGAGCTGAACCTCGGCTACCCGGTGTTCGTGAAGCCCGCTGGCGGCGGCGGCAGCCTCGGCGCCGGCATCGCCCGCACCGCCGAGGAACTCGCGGAGCTGCTGCGGGCACGGCGCGATCAGCCGTACGCCGAGTACATGGTCGAGGAGTACATCGACGGGATCCCGTGCACGGTGGGGATCCTCGACCAGGGCGGGCCTGTCGTGCTGCCGCTGCTGACCTGCGAGACGGATCGTGCGTTCTACGACTACGAGGCAAAGCACGACCGGGGGCTTCGTCGCGAGACCTGCCCGGCCACCTTGCCCGAGGAGGTGGAACAGCGGGTGATGGAGACCGCGCTGCGGGTGCACCGGCTGATCGGCGCGCACGGGGTGAGCCGAGTGGACTTCCTCATCTGCCCGGACGGCCGGAGCCCGGTGCTGGAGGTCAATACGGTTCCGGGCCTGTCGGAGCACGGGAACCTCGCAACAATGGCGGCCGCGGCGGGCGTGTCGTACGTCGAGCTGATCAAGCGGGTGCTGGACACGGCTTTCACCAAGGTCTCGTACGTGCCTTGA
- a CDS encoding C39 family peptidase translates to MTVATTHHVPYFSQWESAALVPEFVSGTTAAAHDPLWESSGADTPEEYAFWAPRMCGMACLRMALGHFGQPVPPSVPLVRDALTAGAYVRDGDQVQGLIYAPFAAWVASRWGLFTEARPQLSVDQVDAEVSRGRLVLLSVHKSIRTLDPQPKARGGHLVLAVGSGPDHIAIHNPSGFPEQSQQFHQVPKADLGRFFAGRGVVLGHAQ, encoded by the coding sequence ATGACCGTTGCCACGACCCATCATGTCCCCTACTTCTCCCAGTGGGAGTCCGCTGCTCTGGTGCCCGAGTTCGTCTCGGGCACCACCGCCGCAGCCCATGATCCGCTGTGGGAGTCCTCCGGTGCTGACACGCCCGAGGAGTACGCCTTCTGGGCGCCCCGAATGTGCGGCATGGCGTGCCTGCGGATGGCTCTGGGCCACTTCGGGCAGCCTGTGCCCCCGTCGGTGCCGCTGGTCCGCGATGCACTGACCGCCGGCGCGTACGTACGCGACGGCGACCAGGTCCAAGGACTGATCTATGCCCCGTTCGCCGCGTGGGTGGCTTCCCGGTGGGGCCTGTTCACCGAAGCCCGGCCGCAGCTGTCCGTGGACCAGGTGGACGCCGAGGTGTCCCGCGGGCGGCTGGTGCTCCTGTCGGTGCACAAGTCCATCCGCACCCTCGATCCCCAGCCCAAGGCCCGCGGCGGGCACCTGGTGCTCGCCGTCGGCTCTGGCCCCGACCACATCGCGATCCATAACCCCTCCGGGTTCCCGGAGCAGTCACAGCAGTTCCACCAAGTCCCCAAGGCGGACCTCGGTCGGTTCTTCGCCGGCCGGGGGGTCGTCCTGGGCCACGCCCAGTAG
- a CDS encoding ATP-binding protein — protein MGEVDAVLPGRARRLCSAWLRLADEEQAADLIALAATELLTNAIRYGTASTIRFRLEPSVDLLKLSVDDGNPQQPSIQAADLLAERGRGMQIVDQLVRGAGGDLGFSEDGTTTWCTFPISKEGRHA, from the coding sequence GTGGGCGAAGTGGACGCGGTTCTCCCCGGCCGCGCTCGCCGACTGTGTAGCGCCTGGCTTCGATTGGCTGACGAGGAGCAAGCCGCTGACCTGATCGCGCTGGCCGCCACGGAGCTCCTGACGAACGCGATTCGGTACGGCACTGCCAGCACCATCCGGTTCCGCCTGGAACCGTCGGTCGACCTTCTCAAGTTGTCGGTTGACGACGGAAATCCGCAGCAACCCAGCATCCAGGCAGCTGATCTCCTGGCAGAACGCGGGAGAGGGATGCAGATCGTGGACCAGTTGGTCCGTGGCGCCGGCGGCGACTTGGGGTTCAGCGAAGACGGCACGACCACGTGGTGCACCTTTCCGATCTCCAAGGAGGGGCGGCATGCCTGA
- a CDS encoding peptide deformylase, whose translation MSDARPSDTMRALGVVQAEAPILHQPARPFDLPAEHDAAQQALDELFAAADRIGQVHPFAKGMGIAAPQIGLDRAAAIVHPAEPGASPITLLNPRIISRSDETDEQYEGCLSFFDVRGLVPRPLTITVEHTSLDGSTMVTTYRQGLARLVHHEIDHLDGHLYEDRMRDGVTPIPVAEYRQTGSAWSY comes from the coding sequence GTGAGCGACGCCCGCCCCAGCGACACCATGCGCGCCCTCGGCGTCGTCCAGGCGGAAGCCCCGATCCTCCACCAGCCGGCCCGCCCCTTCGACCTCCCTGCCGAGCACGACGCCGCTCAGCAGGCCCTCGACGAGCTGTTCGCGGCAGCCGACCGGATCGGCCAGGTCCATCCCTTCGCCAAGGGGATGGGGATCGCTGCCCCGCAGATCGGCCTCGACCGGGCCGCCGCCATCGTCCACCCCGCTGAACCCGGCGCCAGCCCGATCACCCTCCTAAACCCGCGCATCATCAGCCGTTCCGACGAGACGGACGAGCAGTACGAGGGCTGCCTGAGCTTCTTCGACGTACGCGGGCTCGTACCGCGGCCCCTGACTATCACCGTCGAGCACACCAGCCTCGACGGCAGCACGATGGTGACCACGTACCGGCAGGGCTTGGCCCGGCTCGTCCACCACGAGATCGACCACCTCGACGGCCACCTCTACGAGGACCGGATGCGCGACGGCGTCACACCCATCCCGGTCGCCGAGTACCGCCAGACGGGATCCGCATGGAGCTACTGA
- a CDS encoding Mur ligase domain-containing protein: MIPLSLQDAALVTNGRLTGAHDPGQLITGPLVFDSRDITAGSLFCCLKGRSVDGHAFAAQAIADGAVAVLADQPVEGPAIVVPDVLLAMGQIAARVAVSYTGTVIGVRFPRTAGGAD, translated from the coding sequence GTGATCCCCCTTTCCCTCCAAGACGCCGCGCTCGTCACCAACGGCCGCCTGACCGGAGCCCACGACCCGGGCCAGCTGATCACCGGACCGCTCGTGTTCGACTCCCGCGACATCACGGCCGGCTCGCTGTTCTGCTGTCTGAAGGGCCGCTCGGTCGACGGGCACGCGTTCGCCGCACAGGCCATCGCGGATGGTGCGGTGGCCGTCCTCGCTGACCAGCCCGTCGAAGGCCCTGCCATCGTGGTCCCCGACGTCTTGTTGGCAATGGGGCAGATCGCGGCCCGCGTGGCCGTCAGCTACACCGGAACAGTGATCGGGGTGAGGTTCCCCCGCACTGCGGGAGGGGCTGACTAG
- a CDS encoding helix-turn-helix domain-containing protein: protein MTEAQEQTAAEFAAEVAFWRKKRKVSQKKLAADMGFDPSYISKVEGGHSKPTADFAQRADGRLQAGGAIIAKWQAYEATKEDADGPVRASTPPSIGSSALVVEQDEARLDYDGSRYTLTMRRKLRNTGDQPVTRYLIRISVDRYPEDPARSNAHYREHPLTWDILTLTAHCAGEPMAQAVKLDRDATKEVWLLFENAEGEGRFPLYPGESVWIEYSYFVPDTHWGRWFQRAVRLPTEHLLVELAFPAVLDPVVWGTETSMTAESAPLRTALSRREEDGVRIFRWETATPDLHARYRLEWRLRARPEKPNTTRELT from the coding sequence TTGACCGAGGCACAGGAGCAGACCGCCGCCGAGTTCGCGGCGGAGGTCGCGTTCTGGCGGAAGAAGCGCAAGGTCAGCCAGAAGAAGTTGGCGGCCGACATGGGGTTCGACCCCTCCTACATCAGCAAGGTCGAGGGCGGGCACAGCAAGCCCACGGCCGACTTTGCCCAGCGCGCCGACGGCCGCCTCCAGGCCGGCGGCGCGATCATCGCAAAGTGGCAGGCGTACGAGGCCACGAAAGAGGACGCAGACGGCCCGGTGCGAGCGAGCACCCCGCCCTCCATCGGCAGCTCCGCGCTCGTAGTCGAACAGGACGAGGCCCGGCTCGACTACGACGGCAGCCGCTACACCCTCACCATGCGCCGCAAACTCCGCAACACCGGAGACCAGCCGGTCACCCGCTACCTCATCCGTATCAGCGTCGACCGCTACCCCGAAGACCCTGCCCGCTCGAACGCCCACTACCGCGAGCACCCCCTGACCTGGGACATCCTCACGCTGACCGCGCACTGCGCAGGCGAGCCGATGGCCCAGGCCGTGAAGCTGGACCGTGACGCGACCAAGGAAGTCTGGCTGCTCTTCGAGAACGCCGAAGGCGAAGGGCGCTTCCCCCTCTACCCCGGCGAATCCGTCTGGATCGAGTACAGCTACTTCGTCCCCGACACGCACTGGGGCCGGTGGTTCCAGCGCGCCGTGCGCCTGCCGACGGAGCACCTGCTGGTCGAGCTCGCCTTCCCCGCTGTCCTCGACCCCGTTGTCTGGGGCACCGAGACCTCCATGACTGCCGAGTCAGCCCCACTACGAACAGCCCTCTCGCGTCGTGAAGAGGACGGCGTGCGGATCTTCCGGTGGGAGACAGCCACCCCCGACCTCCACGCCCGATACCGTCTGGAGTGGCGCCTCCGCGCCCGACCGGAAAAGCCCAACACGACACGGGAGTTAACGTGA